In the Candidatus Zixiibacteriota bacterium genome, GGATCGTTGAATCCATACGACGATCACGTCTGGTCGGCATCCGAACAGATCGCCGAATCCGAGACCCGGCGACATCTCACCGCTGCCGAAGTTTCCGAGTACTGGTTTGAGAAAGGCGTCGCCGAGGTCTGGAGCAATCCAGTCGACGGTCTGAAACTGACGTTACGTAAGTTCTACCTGTTTCTCTGTGGCGAAGAGATCTTTAACAATAACGATCCGCTGGCTCAGCGCGATTACGCCGGGCTGTATTCGCTATTCATCTGGCGGCAAATCATAAACTTCCCCTACGGTCTGCTCGCTCCCTTTTTCCTGATCGGGACGGTGATGCTGCTGCGGGCACGGGACAAGCACTGGCTGCTGCTGCTGTTTGTCTGGTCGCAAGTGCTGACCGTTGCCCTCTTTTTCGTCAGTTCGCGCTTCCGCCAACCGCTGCTGCCCGTGATGATCATCATTGCGATCTATGGCATCAGACAATTGCTCATCTACCTCCGCAACCGCACGTGGACACCAGTCGCCGTCTACGGACTGTGTCTGGTGCTTTTGCTGATGTGGCTTAATCCGGCACAAGCGGTTGCCAGCCGGCAGAATCGGTCGATGTACCATGCCTACCTGGGCGGTGCGCTCGCAGCCAAAGAGAAGTACCCCGAAGCCGTCGAACAACTGCGGCAGGCCATAATGATCGCGGACGACAATGCCACTGCCTTCCAATTGCTCGGCTCGCTCTATATCGAAAGCGGCCAGTATGAACAGGCGCTTGCGGTCTTGCACCGCGCCGAGCAGCTGGTCCCCGAATCGGCTCCGACCTGGTCGCAACTGGCTCGAATTTACCACGATCTCGGCCGCCACGACCGCGCATTGCCATATTTCGAGAAAGTGATCAATACCGGCACGGAGATTCCGGGGATTCCGGGCTGGGCGGCGCAAAGCGCTTATGCCGTTGGCGACACGTCACGCTGTCGGCTCTATCTGGATCTGGCACTCAAGCAGAATCCGGCCGATTCCGCCGCTCTGCGTCTGCGGGCCGCTATCTTGAGGTAGCCTTGCGGCCGTGATTCAACCAAATGGATTCTTCCCCACTTTGCTCGCTCTTAATTGCTGCCCCCAAATCGATTCAAACCTACCGACTATAGATCAAGCTTCATCAATGTCCCACCGCTCCCGGCCACGAAAATGTGCCCGCCGACCCAGTCGAGGTCGTTGAATTTCACCGGGTAGGTCGCCGAGTCCTTCACCCACTGGCGGCCGTGATTGGTCGAGACGGCCACAAAGCGGTTTCCGGCAATGTAGATGATGTCAATCTCCGGCGCTGTGACGCAGAGCAACGGCTCCTCGGTCATCTTCAGCTTATCTTGCCACGACCAGCCGCCGTCGGACGAATAGCGCAGCAGCCCGTTGTCGCCAACCTCCCAGCCATGTTGTACGTCGGTGAAATACACCTGATGTGAACCTTGCACCCGATGGGTGCTGTGCTCCCAGGTTTGGCCATTGTCGGTCGTATAGAGCAGCACGCCGTCGCCAAGAATCCAGGCATGGCTCGGCGGGACATCATCGATGTCGGTGAAACCGCTGAACTCAGTCGTGTCCCAGCGGAAGGTCAGGGCCTCGTCATCGGAGATGCCGATCAATCCATGGCCGGCATGGTCGCCGGAGGCGATGGCGCCGACCAGAATCCCGCGGTTATCTTTGGCGAAAACGCAGTCATCCAACAGATATGTCGAATCGCAGCTCATCGCTGTCCAGGTTTGACCGCCATCGTTTGTTCGAGCCAGCAGACCGGCGCCGAAGGCGATGCCGATGTCGTC is a window encoding:
- a CDS encoding glycosyltransferase family 39 protein, producing the protein MKNNNADRQLRTRSDFWGIGIAAFLALVVRAVYWIQTADNPFSDLLVLDSRVYHLLALEIANGDFWGKEVFFRAPLFPYLLGLTYKFFGFETIVIRLIHAALGVGTVILTYLIAEIHFDRTHARIAGIVAALYPTLYFFESTIMPTTVEVFTFTATVYFLSRFARSHRLQELVLAGFALGIGAAARPTLLSFLFVIPLWLALCGKLNDWRSWARSLAHLCIPLAIVILPITIRNYVIEPRLVLISSQGGANFYIGNNRQADGQTVSFPTGRGSLNPYDDHVWSASEQIAESETRRHLTAAEVSEYWFEKGVAEVWSNPVDGLKLTLRKFYLFLCGEEIFNNNDPLAQRDYAGLYSLFIWRQIINFPYGLLAPFFLIGTVMLLRARDKHWLLLLFVWSQVLTVALFFVSSRFRQPLLPVMIIIAIYGIRQLLIYLRNRTWTPVAVYGLCLVLLLMWLNPAQAVASRQNRSMYHAYLGGALAAKEKYPEAVEQLRQAIMIADDNATAFQLLGSLYIESGQYEQALAVLHRAEQLVPESAPTWSQLARIYHDLGRHDRALPYFEKVINTGTEIPGIPGWAAQSAYAVGDTSRCRLYLDLALKQNPADSAALRLRAAILR